The following are encoded together in the Cheilinus undulatus linkage group 3, ASM1832078v1, whole genome shotgun sequence genome:
- the LOC121507213 gene encoding protein unc-119 homolog B-like: MSGTKARSDAPVAENVSGGGHSTAAPPRDRKPGGGVLKRLKSRRSQVDSRPVTEEDLRTQSGHITPEDVLGLRVATRGYLCKPEDNIYNIDFVRFKIRDLETGTVLFEIAKPPHADDDEENRDADTSAGRFVRYQFTPAFLRLRTVGATVEFTVGSRPLNNFRMIERHYFRDHLLKSFDFDFGFCIPNSRNTCEHIYEFPQLSESLVRQMVECPYETRSDSFYFVENRLVMHNKADYAYNGGQ; the protein is encoded by the exons ATGAGCGGAACCAAAGCCCGCAGCGACGCGCCTGTTGCTGAAAACGTCTCCGGCGGCGGGCACAGTACTGCGGCTCCTCCGCGGGACCGCAAGCCCGGCGGAGGGGTTCTGAAGAGGCTCAAGTCCCGAAGGAGTCAGGTGGACAGCAGGCCCGTCACGGAGGAAGACCTGCGGACACAGAGTGGGCACATTACGCCGGAGGATGTACTAGGACTGCGAGTGGCAACGCGAG GGTACCTCTGTAAACCAGAGGACAATATTTATAACATTGACTTTGTACGCTTTAAGATCAGAGACCTGGAGACCGGCACTGTCCTGTTTGAGATTGCCAAGCCTCCACATGCAG ATGATGATGAGGAAAACAGAGACGCAGACACCAGTGCAGGCCGTTTTGTACGCTACCAGTTCACCCCGGCCTTCCTGCGCCTGAGAACTGTGGGAGCTAC GGTGGAATTCACAGTTGGAAGCCGACCTCTAAACAACTTCCGTATGATTGAGAGGCATTACTTCCGTGATCACCTGCTCAAGagctttgactttgactttggGTTCTGTATCCCAAACAGTCGAAATACCTGTGAGCATATCTATGAGTTCCCTCAGCTGTCTGAGAGCTTAG TCCGTCAGATGGTGGAGTGTCCTTATGAGACCCGGTCAGACAGCTTCTATTTCGTGGAGAACAGACTGGTCATGCACAACAAGGCAGACTATGCTTACAATGGAGGACAGTGA